One stretch of Prionailurus viverrinus isolate Anna chromosome C1, UM_Priviv_1.0, whole genome shotgun sequence DNA includes these proteins:
- the AMIGO1 gene encoding amphoterin-induced protein 1, with the protein MQPQRDPRGLWLLLLSLFLLLFEVARAARPVVSCPAACLCASNILSCSKQQLPNVPHSLPSYTALLDLSHNNLSRLRAEWTPTRLIHLQSLLLSHNHLNFISSEAFSPVPNLRYLDLSSNQLRTLDEFLFSELQALEVLLLYNNHIMAVDRCAFDDMTQLQKLYLSQNQISRFPLELVKEGAKLPKLTLLDLSSNKLKNLPLPDLQKLPAWVKNGLYLHNNPLHCDCELYQLFSHWQYRQLSSVMDFQEDLYCMSSKKLHNVFNLSFLNCSEYKERAWEAHLGDTLTIKCDTKQQGMTKVWVTPSNERVLDEVANSTVTVSKDGSLHFQQVQVEDGGVYTCYAMGEAFNETLSVELKVYNFTLHGHHDTLNTAYTTLVGCILSVVLVLIYLYLTPCRCWCRGVEKPSSHQGDSLSSSMLSTTPNHDPMAGGDKDDGFDRRVAFLEPAGPGQGQNGKLKPGNTLPVPEATGKGQRRMSDPESVSSVFSDTPIVV; encoded by the coding sequence ATGCAACCCCAGCGTGACCCGCGAGGCCTCTGGCTCCTGCTGCTGTCCTTGTTCCTGCTCCTCTTTGAGGTGGCCAGGGCCGCCCGTCCTGTGGTTAGCTGCCCTGCTGCCTGCCTGTGCGCCAGCAACATCCTCAGTTGCTCCAAGCAGCAGCTGCCCAACGTGCCCCACTCCTTACCCAGCTACACCGCACTGTTAGACCTCAGCCACAACAACCTGAGCCGCCTGCGGGCGGAGTGGACGCCCACACGCCTGATCCACCTGCAGTCCCTGCTGCTGAGCCACAACCACCTGAACTTCATCTCCTCTGAGGCCTTTTCCCCAGTGCCCAACCTGCGCTACCTGGACCTCTCCTCCAACCAGCTCCGTACACTGGACGAGTTCCTGTTCAGTGAACTACAAGCGCTGGAGGTGCTGCTGCTCTACAATAACCATATTATGGCAGTGGACCGCTGCGCCTTCGACGACATGACCCAGCTGCAGAAACTCTACTTGAGCCAGAACCAGATTTCCCGCTTCCCTCTGGAGCTGGTTAAGGAAGGAGCCAAGCTACCCAAACTAACACTCCTGGATCTCTCCTCCAACAAGCTGAAGAACTTGCCATTGCCTGACCTGCAGAAGCTGCCGGCATGGGTCAAGAACGGGCTGTACCTGCACAACAACCCCCTGCACTGTGACTGTGAGCTCTACCAGCTCTTTTCGCACTGGCAGTACCGGCAGCTGAGCTCCGTGATGGACTTTCAGGAGGACCTGTACTGTATGAGCTCCAAAAAGCTGCACAATGTCTTCAACCTGAGTTTCCTCAACTGCAGCGAGTACAAGGAGCGTGCCTGGGAAGCCCACTTGGGTGACACCTTGACCATCAAGTGTGACACCAAGCAGCAGGGCATGACCAAGGTGTGGGTGACGCCAAGCAACGAACGGGTGCTAGATGAGGTGGCCAACAGCACAGTGACCGTGTCCAAGGACGGCAGTCTTCATTTCCAGCAGGTGCAGGTTGAGGATGGGGGTGTGTACACCTGCTACGCCATGGGGGAGGCTTTCAATGAGACACTGTCTGTGGAGTTGAAAGTGTATAATTTCACCTTGCACGGACACCACGACACCCTCAACACAGCCTATACCACCCTAGTGGGCTGTATCCTCAGTGTGGTCCTGGTCCTCATATACCTGTACCTAACCCCTTGCCGATGCTGGTGCCGGGGTGTCGAGAAACCATCCAGCCATCAAGGAGACAGCCTCAGCTCTTCCATGCTTAGTACCACACCCAATCACGATCCTATGGCCGGTGGGGACAAGGATGATGGTTTTGACCGGCGGGTGGCTTTCCTGGAGCCTGCTGGCCCCGGGCAGGGTCAAAATGGCAAGCTGAAGCCAGGCAACACCCTGCCAGTGCCCGAGGCAACAGGCAAGGGCCAGCGGAGGATGTCGGATCCAGAATCGGTCAGCTCGGTCTTCTCTGATACACCCATTGTGGTGTGA